The proteins below come from a single Benincasa hispida cultivar B227 chromosome 4, ASM972705v1, whole genome shotgun sequence genomic window:
- the LOC120075939 gene encoding MFP1 attachment factor 1-like has translation MSDQDNSPQTHLQFPDTEIKDPTKPPKPFATKFSIWPPTQRTRDAVISRLIETLSTPSILSKRFGTVPPEEAAAVARVIEDEAYATANGSPPTVDDGIEILQVYSKEISKRMLEAVKGRAIPAAPAENGEIEGVRSPVIEPKDETSTLESES, from the coding sequence ATGTCCGATCAAGACAACTCCCCTCAGACCCATCTACAATTCCCAGACACCGAAATCAAAGACCCCACTAAGCCGCCGAAGCCATTCGCCACCAAATTCAGCATATGGCCACCAACCCAGCGCACTCGCGATGCCGTTATAAGCCGTCTGATCGAAACCCTCTCCACCCCTTCCATTCTCTCTAAGCGTTTCGGCACCGTTCCACCAGAGGAAGCCGCCGCCGTCGCGCGGGTCATCGAGGACGAAGCGTATGCCACCGCCAATGGCTCTCCCCCCACCGTGGACGATGGCATTGAGATTCTGCAGGTCTACTCCAAGGAGATTAGTAAGCGGATGCTGGAGGCGGTGAAGGGTAGAGCGATCCCGGCGGCTCCGGCGGAGAATGGTGAGATAGAGGGAGTAAGATCACCTGTTATTGAACCTAAAGACGAAACCTCAACTTTGGAAAGTGAATCTTGA